A part of candidate division KSB1 bacterium genomic DNA contains:
- a CDS encoding glycosyltransferase — MSALHFLAFLTLGILIFGVVELAIGKRKIFPLKNILPGGEFVEPTLSVVIPARNEEQKLKIALTSVLNQEYRNLEVIAVNDRSTDATGEILDKLAKTYPNLRVFHLSQLPSGWLGKNYALFFGAEQATGEFLLFSDADIVMNKTALKRAVFYLQNQNFDHLVVGPQIAKTNAITNAMLVIFVINFMLFFKPWKAKNPGSKRFVGGGAFSLMRRQVYQQIGSMQAIPMCVADDLKLGQLIKKHGFRQDFLGGADMIFLEWYSGAREMIDGLTKNSFAVLDFSVIKISGAIMYYLMLNLWPLLALFLTSGSLLFLNGFIVVLNTLLQIAAARYMQLPLRSALASPLAVILHIYILLRSTVMTISQGGISWRGTFYPIEEIHKYR, encoded by the coding sequence ATGAGCGCGCTGCATTTCCTGGCCTTTTTAACCCTGGGCATTTTGATTTTCGGAGTCGTTGAGTTGGCGATAGGTAAAAGAAAAATTTTTCCTTTAAAAAATATCTTACCAGGCGGGGAATTCGTCGAGCCCACGCTCTCGGTGGTAATCCCGGCCCGCAATGAAGAGCAAAAGCTCAAAATTGCCCTGACTTCGGTTTTGAATCAGGAGTATCGAAATCTCGAGGTCATTGCCGTCAATGACCGCTCGACCGATGCCACTGGCGAAATCTTAGATAAGTTGGCAAAAACCTACCCGAATTTGCGGGTCTTTCATTTGTCCCAACTTCCATCCGGTTGGCTGGGAAAAAATTACGCCCTGTTTTTTGGCGCTGAGCAAGCCACCGGCGAATTTTTACTTTTTTCTGATGCAGATATCGTCATGAATAAAACAGCTTTAAAAAGGGCCGTATTTTATTTACAAAATCAGAATTTTGATCACCTTGTCGTCGGTCCCCAAATCGCTAAAACCAATGCCATAACAAATGCCATGCTGGTCATTTTTGTAATCAACTTTATGCTTTTTTTCAAACCGTGGAAAGCAAAAAATCCCGGCAGCAAACGGTTTGTGGGCGGCGGCGCTTTTAGCCTGATGAGGCGGCAGGTTTATCAGCAGATTGGTTCAATGCAAGCGATCCCGATGTGCGTGGCTGATGACTTGAAGCTGGGCCAATTAATAAAAAAGCATGGATTTCGCCAGGACTTCCTTGGTGGCGCGGACATGATTTTTCTCGAATGGTATTCAGGGGCCCGTGAAATGATCGATGGCTTAACCAAGAACTCTTTCGCAGTTTTGGATTTCAGCGTCATCAAAATCAGCGGTGCTATCATGTACTATCTGATGCTTAATCTCTGGCCGCTCCTGGCCTTGTTTTTGACCAGTGGCAGCCTGCTGTTTCTAAATGGCTTCATTGTCGTTCTCAACACCTTGCTGCAAATAGCCGCCGCCAGATATATGCAACTGCCGCTGCGTTCAGCTCTGGCTTCTCCGCTGGCGGTTATTCTACACATTTATATTCTCTTACGCTCGACGGTTATGACTATTTCACAAGGGGGTATCTCCTGGCGAGGCACATTTTATCCCATCGAGGAGATTCATAAATACCGGTGA